The proteins below come from a single Corynebacterium cystitidis genomic window:
- the ypfJ gene encoding KPN_02809 family neutral zinc metallopeptidase yields the protein MTFKGGRQLNQNRARTGGGRGGAIALGGGGIGGLLLVGLFLLMGGNPAQLDQIAGSPQRAQDTGYSLDHCQTTDDANQYADCRVLGAAESIDQMWAEILPEQAGLEYTQPGLVLFQNSTQSGCGYASAHTGPFYCGGDTSAYFDVSFFDQLEQLGGSSAPLAQMYIVAHEFGHHIQYLEGTIGLIDYNNPGKDSNAVKLELQADCYAGIWVNHADEGENAYLESVTPQQVEAAINTARAVGDDNIQKRTQGEVQPDLWTHGSSQQRQDAFLRGYNEGTMAACDYLETGNYRT from the coding sequence ATGACTTTCAAAGGTGGGCGTCAGCTCAATCAAAACCGTGCACGCACCGGCGGTGGCCGTGGTGGTGCAATCGCCCTGGGTGGCGGTGGCATCGGTGGCCTTTTGCTCGTGGGTTTATTCCTTTTGATGGGTGGAAACCCGGCCCAGCTCGACCAAATCGCCGGCAGCCCGCAACGCGCTCAAGATACTGGGTATAGTCTTGACCACTGCCAGACAACCGACGACGCAAACCAGTATGCAGACTGTCGCGTGTTGGGGGCAGCTGAATCCATCGACCAAATGTGGGCCGAAATCCTGCCGGAGCAGGCTGGCCTGGAATATACCCAGCCGGGGCTCGTCTTGTTCCAAAACTCTACCCAATCTGGCTGCGGCTACGCGTCTGCACACACCGGGCCTTTTTATTGTGGCGGTGACACGTCTGCCTATTTCGATGTGAGCTTCTTCGATCAGCTCGAGCAGCTCGGCGGGTCGAGCGCCCCTCTGGCACAGATGTACATTGTCGCCCACGAATTCGGCCACCACATCCAATACCTGGAAGGCACCATCGGCTTGATCGATTACAACAATCCGGGCAAGGACTCCAATGCGGTCAAGCTGGAACTGCAGGCAGACTGCTACGCAGGCATCTGGGTAAACCATGCCGACGAGGGAGAGAATGCCTACTTGGAATCCGTCACACCGCAGCAAGTCGAGGCAGCGATTAATACCGCACGCGCCGTAGGCGATGACAATATCCAGAAGCGCACCCAGGGCGAGGTTCAGCCTGACTTGTGGACGCATGGTTCGTCACAGCAACGTCAAGACGCTTTCCTGCGCGGTTACAACGAAGGAACCATGGCCGCCTGCGACTATCTGGAAACGGGTAACTACCGCACCTAG
- the aspS gene encoding aspartate--tRNA ligase: MLRTHLAGDLRKDIAGQTVTLTGWVARRRDHGGVIFIDLRDRSGLAQVVFRESSVAEAAHDLRSEFVIQVTGKVEPRPAGSENPNMPSGEIEVNVTELTVLNKSAALPFQIEDASSGEVGEETRLKYRYLDLRRERQAAGLRLRSKANKAAREVLDRHDFTEIETPTLTRSTPEGARDFLVPARLRPGSWYALPQSPQLFKQLLMVAGMERYYQIARCYRDEDFRADRQPEFTQLDVEMSFVDQDDVIALAEEILVELWKLIGYDIQTPIPRITYAEAMEKYGSDKPDLRFDIELVECTEFFKDTTFRVFQNEYVGAVVMDGGASQPRRQLDAWQEWAKQRGAKGLAYILIGEDGELSGPVAKNITDAERAGIAGHVGAKPGDCIFFAAGETKSSRALLGAARGAIAEKLGLIKDGDWAFTWVVDAPMFEPAADATASGDVALGNSKWTAVHHAFTSPKPEFLDSFDKQPAEALAYAYDIVCNGNEIGGGSIRIHDRDVQERVFDVMGIGEEEAREKFGFLLDAFAFGAPPHGGIAFGWDRIVSLLGGYESIRDVIAFPKSGGGVDPLTDAPGPITPEQRKETGVDFKPKKEKKNENQAKAKGAAETTAAAGTDNA, from the coding sequence GTGCTGCGCACTCACCTGGCGGGAGACCTCCGCAAAGATATCGCTGGCCAAACCGTCACCTTGACGGGCTGGGTGGCTCGTCGTCGTGATCATGGTGGCGTGATCTTCATCGATTTGCGCGACCGCTCCGGCTTGGCACAGGTGGTGTTCCGCGAGTCTAGTGTTGCTGAGGCGGCGCACGATTTGCGCAGCGAGTTCGTCATCCAGGTCACCGGTAAGGTAGAGCCACGCCCAGCAGGCTCTGAAAACCCGAACATGCCATCCGGCGAGATCGAGGTTAACGTCACCGAGCTGACCGTGCTAAATAAGTCTGCAGCTCTGCCATTCCAAATCGAAGACGCATCCTCGGGCGAAGTCGGTGAGGAAACCCGTTTGAAGTACCGCTACCTGGACTTACGCCGCGAGCGCCAGGCAGCTGGCCTGCGCCTGCGTTCCAAGGCCAACAAGGCTGCACGCGAGGTGCTGGACCGCCACGACTTCACCGAAATCGAAACCCCAACGCTGACCCGTTCTACCCCAGAGGGCGCCCGTGACTTCCTTGTGCCAGCACGTTTGCGCCCGGGTTCCTGGTACGCATTGCCCCAATCCCCGCAGCTGTTCAAACAGCTGCTCATGGTTGCGGGTATGGAGCGCTACTACCAAATCGCCCGCTGCTACCGAGATGAAGACTTCCGTGCGGACCGCCAGCCGGAGTTCACTCAACTTGACGTTGAGATGAGCTTCGTTGACCAGGACGATGTGATCGCTTTGGCCGAAGAGATCCTCGTGGAGCTGTGGAAGCTGATCGGCTACGACATCCAGACCCCGATCCCACGCATAACCTACGCCGAAGCAATGGAAAAGTACGGCTCTGATAAGCCAGACCTCCGCTTCGACATTGAGCTGGTGGAGTGCACTGAGTTCTTTAAGGACACAACATTCCGGGTGTTCCAGAATGAGTACGTTGGCGCCGTCGTGATGGACGGTGGCGCTTCCCAACCCCGCCGCCAGCTCGACGCCTGGCAGGAATGGGCTAAACAGCGCGGTGCGAAGGGGCTGGCCTACATCCTCATCGGTGAAGACGGTGAATTGTCTGGCCCGGTGGCGAAGAACATTACCGACGCAGAACGCGCAGGCATTGCTGGCCACGTCGGTGCAAAGCCGGGAGACTGTATCTTCTTCGCAGCTGGCGAGACTAAAAGCTCGCGCGCGCTCCTAGGTGCCGCACGTGGCGCGATTGCGGAAAAGCTCGGGCTGATCAAGGACGGCGACTGGGCATTTACCTGGGTGGTCGACGCCCCCATGTTCGAGCCTGCCGCAGATGCCACCGCCTCTGGTGACGTAGCACTGGGTAACTCTAAGTGGACAGCAGTCCACCACGCGTTTACCTCCCCGAAGCCAGAGTTCCTGGACTCGTTCGACAAGCAGCCAGCTGAGGCATTGGCTTATGCCTACGACATCGTGTGCAACGGCAACGAGATCGGTGGTGGCTCCATTCGTATCCATGACCGTGACGTGCAAGAGCGCGTGTTCGACGTGATGGGCATTGGCGAGGAAGAAGCGCGCGAGAAGTTCGGCTTCTTGCTGGATGCCTTCGCTTTCGGTGCTCCTCCACATGGTGGCATTGCTTTCGGCTGGGACCGCATCGTTTCCCTGCTCGGCGGCTACGAATCAATTCGTGATGTTATCGCCTTCCCGAAGTCGGGTGGTGGCGTCGATCCGCTGACTGACGCACCTGGACCAATTACGCCTGAGCAGCGAAAGGAGACTGGTGTGGACTTCAAACCGAAGAAAGAAAAGAAGAACGAAAACCAGGCTAAGGCGAAAGGCGCAGCAGAGACCACCGCCGCAGCAGGCACCGACAATGCTTAA
- a CDS encoding phosphotransferase, with protein sequence MAPWKWILVKELKIMDSSQHHDDKSITEIAEDLLTRRYGGTQKLQDPVELSGSGHARVIRARVTSSPFLPHRTVILKQSPRTGDLVEDAAFLREVASYQFTTSLAEEFRPGPVILAHDCNSRLIVLSDSGDGDTFADLLEESDPEKRVQILRALGTSLGRMHSGTAGKEEAFNILLSRLGRNDENAHRFQEIRERLLELGFAVGLDIIRNAGIEVPREASETMPTIQRRLRQGRYRAFTPFDLSPDNIIVADRTEFLDYEWAGFRDVSFDLACVIAGFPQYISLQPISDDEAAAFTEAWLHEVDELWPGLTNEDVLHERITIALVGWAFSSVTLMYYGSLANIISSHAAARDYLEITTEDLDRLGINPDRSSETNTNLLKPANDVDFTEDELLVRRDLYETFEALGRFAAAGRNSSYSVLSEFAFHVAEILNDARL encoded by the coding sequence ATGGCACCATGGAAGTGGATACTTGTGAAGGAGCTCAAGATCATGGACTCAAGCCAACACCACGATGACAAAAGCATCACCGAAATCGCAGAGGATCTGCTCACCCGGCGCTATGGCGGTACGCAAAAACTCCAGGATCCGGTAGAACTCAGTGGCTCAGGCCACGCCCGCGTAATCCGCGCGCGAGTGACCTCTAGCCCTTTCCTTCCGCACCGAACCGTGATTTTGAAGCAGTCGCCACGCACGGGTGACCTTGTTGAAGATGCCGCCTTCCTGCGAGAAGTAGCATCCTACCAATTCACTACCTCCTTGGCTGAAGAGTTCCGTCCGGGGCCGGTAATTTTGGCGCATGACTGCAATAGTCGCCTGATCGTCTTGTCCGATAGCGGTGATGGTGATACGTTTGCCGATTTGCTGGAAGAATCAGATCCCGAAAAACGTGTTCAAATCCTACGCGCTTTGGGAACATCGTTGGGCCGGATGCACTCTGGTACCGCAGGCAAGGAAGAAGCCTTCAACATCTTGCTCAGTCGGCTAGGCAGAAACGACGAGAATGCTCACCGGTTTCAAGAAATCCGCGAGCGACTGCTGGAACTGGGATTTGCAGTAGGCCTGGATATCATCCGCAACGCCGGCATCGAGGTTCCACGCGAAGCAAGTGAAACAATGCCTACAATCCAGCGCCGTTTGCGCCAAGGCCGCTACCGCGCTTTTACCCCTTTCGATCTCTCACCAGACAACATCATCGTGGCTGACCGCACCGAGTTTCTGGACTATGAGTGGGCAGGGTTTCGAGATGTCTCGTTCGATCTAGCGTGTGTCATCGCGGGTTTCCCGCAATATATTTCCTTGCAGCCGATTTCAGATGATGAAGCCGCAGCCTTCACGGAGGCGTGGCTGCATGAAGTAGACGAGCTATGGCCAGGTTTAACCAACGAAGACGTGCTTCACGAACGCATCACAATCGCCCTGGTTGGGTGGGCTTTTTCCAGCGTGACCTTGATGTACTATGGCTCCCTGGCCAATATCATTTCGAGTCATGCCGCAGCCCGCGACTATCTTGAGATCACCACGGAGGATCTCGACCGCCTTGGAATCAACCCAGACCGCAGTTCCGAGACCAACACTAACTTGCTAAAGCCTGCTAACGATGTCGACTTCACTGAGGATGAATTGCTTGTGCGGCGCGATCTTTATGAAACTTTTGAGGCGTTGGGGCGCTTTGCCGCCGCCGGCCGTAATTCCTCCTACTCGGTCTTGTCTGAATTCGCATTCCACGTTGCCGAAATACTGAACGATGCACGGCTGTAG
- a CDS encoding replication-associated recombination protein A — translation MQEGLFGDPSARRDDDSALRGTSFFQAGAGAPLAARMRPQSLDEIVGQEHLLGEGKPLRRLIEGSGDASVILYGPPGTGKTTIASLIAQTMGDNFVGLSALTSGVKQVRQVIDSATRDLRSGRRTVLFIDEVHRFSKTQQDALLAAVENRTILLVAATTENPSFSVVAPLLSRSLLLKLEPLDAEDLREVITRAVVDKRGLDGRITLADDALDQLVLLAGGDARRSLTYLEAAAEAVNDGAELTLETVRHSVNRAIVRYDRDGDQHYDVTSAFIKSIRGSDVDAALHYLARMIEAGEDPRFIARRLVIHASEDIGMADPTALQTATAAYEAVSFIGMPEGRLPLAQATIHLATAPKSNATYVAIDRALADVRAGKAGHVPAHLRDGHYEGAKAMGHAVGYLYPHDHPTGVVAQRYIPEGLDDAIYYEPTDHGNENRIQNFVGKLRRIVRGHTRG, via the coding sequence ATGCAGGAAGGATTATTCGGAGATCCCAGCGCGCGTCGCGACGACGATTCCGCTCTCCGGGGAACCTCTTTTTTTCAGGCAGGTGCTGGGGCACCCTTAGCCGCTCGCATGCGGCCCCAATCCTTGGATGAAATTGTGGGCCAAGAACACCTCCTCGGTGAAGGTAAACCGCTGCGACGCCTGATTGAAGGATCGGGTGACGCTTCGGTGATCTTGTACGGTCCGCCCGGTACGGGAAAAACAACAATCGCGTCCCTGATTGCCCAGACGATGGGCGATAACTTCGTGGGATTGTCCGCATTGACCTCTGGGGTAAAGCAAGTCCGCCAAGTCATCGACAGCGCCACGCGTGATTTGCGCAGTGGTCGTCGTACCGTGTTGTTTATCGATGAGGTGCACAGATTTTCCAAAACTCAACAGGATGCGTTGCTCGCAGCAGTGGAAAATCGCACGATCTTGCTCGTGGCGGCGACGACGGAAAATCCTTCGTTTTCTGTCGTGGCACCGTTGCTGTCTCGTTCGCTGCTGCTGAAATTAGAGCCCCTGGATGCGGAGGATTTGCGTGAGGTGATCACGCGAGCCGTCGTCGATAAGCGAGGCCTTGACGGCAGGATTACGCTTGCCGACGATGCCCTTGACCAGCTGGTGCTGCTCGCCGGGGGCGACGCACGACGCTCTCTAACTTATCTGGAAGCTGCTGCTGAGGCTGTCAACGACGGCGCAGAACTCACGTTGGAAACGGTTCGCCACAGCGTCAATCGAGCGATTGTGCGTTACGACCGCGACGGTGACCAACACTACGATGTGACCAGCGCCTTCATTAAGTCCATCCGGGGTTCGGATGTGGATGCTGCGCTGCACTATCTGGCGCGCATGATCGAGGCAGGCGAGGACCCCCGTTTCATCGCCCGAAGGCTGGTTATTCATGCCTCTGAGGATATTGGAATGGCTGACCCGACGGCGCTGCAGACGGCAACAGCTGCATACGAAGCTGTTAGTTTCATCGGAATGCCGGAAGGTCGACTGCCCTTGGCGCAGGCCACTATCCACTTAGCGACGGCACCGAAGTCCAACGCGACGTATGTGGCTATTGATCGCGCGCTTGCCGACGTCCGCGCGGGAAAGGCAGGCCATGTACCTGCGCATCTCCGCGACGGACACTATGAGGGCGCAAAAGCGATGGGGCATGCGGTGGGGTATCTTTATCCGCATGACCACCCGACAGGCGTTGTCGCGCAGCGCTATATTCCGGAGGGCTTGGACGACGCCATTTATTATGAGCCGACTGATCACGGAAACGAGAACAGGATCCAGAATTTCGTCGGCAAGCTACGCAGAATCGTCCGCGGGCACACACGCGGGTAA
- the alaS gene encoding alanine--tRNA ligase, whose translation MQTHEIRDRFTNYFIRNGHQAVPSASLILDDPTLLFVNAGMVPFKPYFLGQQNPPFESGTATSIQKCVRTLDIEEVGITTRHNTFFQMAGNFSFGQYFKEGAITHAWTLLTSSVADGGYGLDPKRLWVTVYLDDDEAADIWENKIGVPAERIQRLGMEDNYWSMGIPGPAGPCSEIYYDRGSDYGQDGGPAVDDNRYLEIWNLVFMQFERGEGDNKGGFDILGELPQKNIDTGMGVERVACILQGVENVYETDLLRPVIDAAETLTGTKYDDGNADADIRFRVIADHARTSMMIILDGVTPSNEGRGYILRRLLRRIVRSARLLGATGETLDTFMNTIMDTMTPSFPEIAENRERILRVATAEERAFLKTLASGTERFDDAAAEVRSKGARILSGSQAFELHDTYGFPIDLTIEMAAEAGLEVDMAAFDAEMTQQRERAKADSRAKKSAGADESVYREWVDNQPTEFVGFDNLEAESTVIGLVKDGHKVNQVTAGDEVEVILDLSPMYAEAGGQLGDRGRIIVGDTVLNVNDVQKIGKKLWVHKATVQNGGLDLGSVVRAEVDGRWRHGARQAHTATHLIHAALREVLGPTAVQAGSMNKPGYLRFDFNFTEQLTEAQLEQISVIANQAVDADYAVNTIETSLDEAKAMGAIALFGENYGDQVRVVEIGGPFSIELCGGTHVDHSSQIGPIAVLGESSVGSGARRIEAYSGMDSFRYFSKEAALASGLAQELKTPTNQLPERIAQLTEKLKAAEKEIAALHQKQLLSQTGELMEKSVHAGDFTLLNHQLSDGTNAGDLRTIAQDLRGRFGEQPAVVVLTAANSGKVPFAVGVSAGALDKGIKAGDMVKVFAGYVDGKGGGKPDLAQGSGSNAAGIEEGFRAIHEELQAR comes from the coding sequence ATGCAAACCCATGAGATCCGGGACCGCTTTACCAATTACTTTATAAGGAACGGCCACCAGGCCGTTCCGAGCGCGTCGCTGATCCTGGATGATCCTACCTTGCTGTTTGTCAACGCAGGCATGGTCCCTTTTAAACCGTATTTCCTGGGGCAGCAAAACCCGCCGTTCGAGTCAGGTACCGCAACCTCCATCCAGAAGTGCGTACGCACTCTGGATATTGAGGAGGTGGGGATAACTACCCGACACAACACGTTTTTCCAGATGGCTGGAAATTTCTCTTTCGGCCAATATTTTAAAGAAGGCGCTATCACGCACGCGTGGACGCTGTTGACATCGTCTGTTGCAGACGGTGGTTATGGGTTGGACCCTAAGCGGCTGTGGGTCACCGTGTACCTCGACGATGATGAGGCAGCCGACATTTGGGAAAACAAGATCGGTGTCCCCGCGGAGCGTATCCAGCGGCTCGGGATGGAGGACAACTACTGGTCTATGGGTATTCCGGGACCCGCGGGCCCCTGTTCGGAGATCTACTACGACCGTGGTTCGGACTACGGCCAGGACGGTGGCCCAGCCGTCGACGACAACCGCTACCTAGAGATTTGGAATCTCGTGTTTATGCAGTTTGAGCGCGGTGAGGGTGACAATAAGGGCGGCTTTGACATCCTTGGTGAGCTGCCGCAAAAGAATATTGATACCGGCATGGGTGTAGAGCGCGTTGCCTGTATCCTGCAGGGGGTGGAAAACGTCTACGAGACTGATCTGCTGCGCCCCGTCATCGACGCTGCTGAAACACTGACAGGTACCAAATACGATGACGGTAACGCCGACGCCGATATTCGTTTCCGTGTGATCGCAGACCATGCACGTACTTCGATGATGATCATCCTAGACGGTGTAACCCCATCGAACGAGGGCCGCGGTTATATTCTGCGCCGACTTTTGCGCCGCATTGTGCGCTCTGCTCGTCTGCTGGGCGCAACCGGCGAGACTCTGGACACGTTCATGAACACCATCATGGACACCATGACACCGTCATTTCCTGAGATTGCGGAGAACCGGGAGCGGATCTTGCGTGTGGCTACTGCCGAAGAGCGCGCCTTCTTGAAGACCCTTGCTTCCGGCACCGAGCGTTTCGACGACGCCGCAGCCGAGGTGAGGTCTAAGGGTGCACGGATCTTGTCGGGTTCTCAGGCGTTCGAACTGCACGACACGTATGGTTTCCCCATCGACCTCACCATCGAGATGGCCGCTGAAGCTGGCCTCGAAGTAGACATGGCAGCTTTCGATGCAGAGATGACGCAGCAGCGGGAGCGCGCCAAGGCGGACTCCCGTGCGAAGAAGAGCGCAGGGGCCGATGAGTCCGTCTACCGCGAGTGGGTTGACAACCAGCCGACGGAGTTCGTGGGATTCGATAACCTTGAGGCAGAATCGACAGTGATCGGCTTGGTTAAGGACGGCCACAAGGTCAACCAGGTCACCGCAGGCGATGAAGTAGAGGTGATCCTGGATTTGTCGCCGATGTACGCTGAGGCAGGTGGCCAGCTCGGCGACCGAGGCCGAATTATCGTTGGCGACACCGTGCTTAATGTCAACGACGTGCAGAAAATTGGCAAGAAGTTGTGGGTTCACAAGGCGACTGTGCAAAACGGTGGCCTCGATTTAGGCTCCGTCGTGCGCGCCGAGGTTGATGGGCGCTGGCGCCATGGTGCGCGTCAAGCACATACCGCGACTCACCTGATTCACGCAGCCCTTCGTGAAGTGCTTGGCCCTACCGCTGTTCAAGCTGGGTCGATGAACAAACCTGGCTACCTGCGCTTCGACTTTAACTTCACTGAGCAACTTACCGAGGCACAGCTGGAGCAGATTTCGGTTATCGCCAACCAGGCGGTGGACGCTGACTACGCAGTAAATACCATTGAAACCTCTCTTGATGAGGCGAAGGCAATGGGAGCAATCGCGCTATTCGGTGAGAATTATGGCGACCAGGTACGGGTGGTTGAAATCGGCGGGCCGTTTTCCATCGAACTGTGTGGAGGTACTCACGTGGATCACTCCTCCCAGATCGGCCCGATCGCAGTGCTTGGAGAATCGTCGGTAGGTTCCGGCGCGCGCCGGATTGAGGCATATTCTGGTATGGATTCCTTCCGCTATTTCTCGAAGGAAGCCGCATTGGCCTCCGGTCTAGCCCAGGAGTTAAAGACCCCTACCAACCAACTCCCAGAGCGCATCGCTCAATTGACCGAGAAACTCAAAGCAGCCGAGAAAGAAATCGCAGCACTGCACCAGAAGCAGTTGCTTAGCCAAACCGGTGAGTTAATGGAGAAGTCGGTCCACGCCGGAGACTTCACACTGTTGAACCACCAACTGTCTGACGGGACCAATGCCGGTGATCTTCGTACCATTGCCCAAGATCTGCGTGGACGCTTCGGTGAACAACCAGCGGTTGTTGTGCTCACCGCTGCTAACTCCGGCAAAGTCCCGTTTGCTGTTGGCGTTTCTGCCGGTGCCCTCGACAAGGGCATCAAGGCGGGCGACATGGTGAAAGTATTTGCAGGGTACGTCGACGGTAAGGGAGGCGGTAAACCCGACCTCGCACAAGGCTCCGGCTCGAACGCTGCAGGCATTGAGGAAGGTTTCCGCGCAATTCATGAAGAGCTTCAGGCACGGTAA
- the ruvX gene encoding Holliday junction resolvase RuvX, giving the protein MAAQQITHDTPGVDDPGPGRRIGIDVGTVRMGVASSNREATLATPVETVPRVTGFKDRDQEDIDRLLDIIEEYQAVEIVVGLPRNLKGHGSASVKHAKEIAFRINRRLGGTIPVRLADERLTTVVAHQALRASGVSEKAGRAVVDQAAAVEILQSWLDGRANYLKISSESKENNS; this is encoded by the coding sequence ATGGCTGCTCAGCAGATCACACACGACACACCCGGTGTCGATGACCCCGGCCCAGGTCGGCGCATCGGCATCGATGTCGGGACAGTTCGAATGGGTGTTGCCTCATCGAATCGGGAGGCCACACTGGCCACTCCGGTGGAAACAGTGCCCCGAGTCACCGGTTTCAAAGACCGTGATCAAGAAGATATTGATCGTTTGCTTGACATTATTGAGGAATACCAGGCGGTCGAAATCGTCGTCGGGCTGCCCCGAAATCTCAAAGGCCATGGATCCGCGAGTGTAAAACACGCAAAAGAAATCGCCTTTCGCATCAATCGCAGGCTCGGAGGCACCATCCCCGTGCGCTTAGCTGATGAGAGATTAACCACAGTTGTTGCCCACCAAGCTTTACGCGCATCAGGTGTCTCGGAGAAGGCAGGCCGTGCCGTGGTGGACCAAGCAGCAGCGGTAGAAATCCTCCAATCGTGGCTCGACGGCCGCGCAAACTATCTCAAGATCAGTAGTGAGAGTAAGGAGAACAATTCATGA
- the mltG gene encoding endolytic transglycosylase MltG gives MSSQRSSRGRTGAVAVLVTSLLLIIGAVAYIGFAVTTSSGNSVSRDFEGTGNGVEQIIEIPEGSSMSALGPELEELGVVKSDSAFQTAAANNPDSGNIQPGFYRLQKQMSAAAAVEALLNPENQIDLLDIPGGATLSDITVVGGDTRFGIYTMISNVTCENGSQEQCITAGELESAGANADPGVLGVPTWALAQVEERTGDPKRIEGLIAPGQYVVDPNSTAEEILTDLITRSTAKYNDTGIVERAGAIGLTPYELLTAASLVEREAPAGEFDKVARVILNRLNEPMRLEFDSTVNYGLEDVEVATTDEDRARETPWNTYAMDGLPATPIASPSETAIEAMENPADGNWLFFVTIDQDGTTVFNNTFEEHLNDVQRAQQSGILDSNR, from the coding sequence ATGAGCTCCCAGCGTTCATCCCGGGGTCGCACCGGTGCAGTAGCGGTACTGGTCACCTCATTACTGCTGATCATCGGCGCAGTCGCCTATATCGGTTTCGCCGTGACTACATCATCAGGTAACTCCGTCTCGCGCGACTTCGAAGGTACCGGCAACGGTGTGGAGCAAATCATTGAGATCCCGGAAGGAAGCTCGATGTCAGCCCTGGGCCCAGAGTTGGAAGAGTTGGGCGTCGTTAAGTCCGACTCTGCGTTCCAGACGGCTGCCGCCAACAACCCTGATTCGGGGAATATTCAGCCTGGTTTTTATCGTCTGCAGAAGCAGATGAGCGCTGCCGCTGCGGTGGAGGCACTACTGAACCCCGAGAATCAGATCGATCTGCTAGACATTCCAGGTGGCGCTACCCTGTCCGACATCACCGTGGTTGGCGGTGACACCCGGTTTGGAATCTACACCATGATTTCGAATGTCACCTGTGAAAACGGCAGCCAGGAACAGTGCATCACCGCCGGCGAGCTTGAAAGTGCAGGTGCTAATGCAGACCCTGGCGTACTGGGCGTGCCCACGTGGGCCCTGGCTCAGGTCGAGGAGCGCACCGGCGATCCGAAGCGGATCGAAGGATTGATCGCACCAGGCCAATACGTTGTTGACCCGAATTCAACCGCCGAGGAAATCCTCACCGATCTCATTACTCGTTCGACAGCAAAGTACAATGACACGGGCATCGTTGAACGTGCAGGAGCGATCGGCCTGACCCCGTACGAGCTGCTGACCGCAGCCTCGCTGGTGGAGCGTGAGGCTCCTGCCGGTGAGTTCGATAAGGTCGCCCGTGTTATTCTTAACCGCCTCAATGAGCCGATGCGCCTCGAGTTCGACTCCACAGTGAACTACGGCCTCGAGGACGTCGAGGTAGCAACCACCGACGAGGACCGCGCCCGCGAAACCCCGTGGAACACGTATGCGATGGACGGCTTGCCTGCCACCCCGATCGCCTCTCCATCAGAAACGGCGATCGAGGCAATGGAGAACCCAGCGGACGGTAACTGGCTGTTCTTCGTCACCATCGACCAGGACGGCACCACGGTATTCAATAACACCTTTGAGGAACACCTCAACGACGTGCAGCGTGCACAACAGTCCGGCATCCTCGACTCCAATCGCTAG
- a CDS encoding shikimate dehydrogenase, with protein MSTLTSATYKAAVLGLPVEHSLSPVLHGAGFSAAGLDNWEYERIECSAEDLPRIVGQASEDYRGFSVTMPGKFAALEFADEVTERARLIGAANTLVRTEVGWRADNTDCEGILYAFSELIDDQSTLEHVVLIGAGGTARPAVWALGTLGVERITMINRSDRRAEFEELIARFDATVDFVRFDAELESITMSADAIISTVPSAGIEDYVPQLGHAPVLDVIYDPWPTPLVIRAAANGYRTVGGHVMLAGQAYSQFAQFTGVDAPREAMRRALEDRLG; from the coding sequence ATGTCTACTCTTACCTCCGCGACATACAAGGCCGCTGTACTGGGGCTGCCCGTTGAGCACTCACTGTCACCAGTCTTGCACGGCGCGGGTTTCTCTGCCGCCGGATTAGACAACTGGGAGTACGAACGCATTGAGTGCTCCGCGGAAGATCTTCCACGCATTGTTGGTCAAGCCAGCGAGGACTACCGCGGTTTCTCAGTCACAATGCCCGGCAAGTTTGCGGCGCTGGAATTCGCCGACGAGGTCACCGAGCGCGCACGCTTGATCGGGGCAGCGAACACACTCGTACGCACTGAAGTGGGCTGGCGCGCCGATAACACCGACTGTGAGGGCATACTCTACGCCTTTAGTGAGCTTATCGACGATCAATCCACACTCGAACACGTCGTTCTGATTGGGGCGGGGGGTACAGCGCGGCCCGCTGTGTGGGCGCTGGGAACGTTGGGCGTGGAACGCATCACAATGATCAATCGGTCCGACCGTCGTGCAGAGTTCGAAGAGCTGATCGCGCGTTTCGACGCCACCGTTGATTTCGTACGCTTCGATGCAGAGCTAGAGTCCATCACGATGTCGGCCGATGCCATTATTTCCACTGTTCCATCCGCGGGGATCGAAGACTATGTTCCACAGTTGGGGCATGCACCAGTGCTTGACGTGATCTATGATCCGTGGCCCACCCCGTTAGTGATCCGGGCCGCTGCCAATGGATATCGCACCGTGGGCGGTCACGTGATGCTGGCTGGCCAGGCCTATAGTCAATTTGCACAGTTTACCGGCGTGGACGCCCCACGCGAGGCGATGCGCCGAGCGCTGGAGGACCGCCTCGGCTAG